Within the Salinibacterium sp. TMP30 genome, the region AGAACTGAACCTTCGTACCGTTGTCGCCTGCCGCCTTCGACAGTTCGAGATCGACGCGCTGCTCGCCATCGATGATGGTCGCCGACGTCACCGTCGAACCCTCGAGCAGACCAAGGCCCTCCTGGGTGGAGATCTCCTTGAAGCCCTCACCCAACAGCAGGCTCGCGGCAATGGACACCGCAGCGATGCCAATGATTATGTACGGAACCGGGCCGCGAAAAATGCGCTTAAAATCCATGATGTTCCGAGTCGTAGGACTCAGTACCTCTCTCTGAAGAAACGTGGTGCAAGGTTACCGTTACTGCGCTGCAAGACGACTGCGTGTTTGCCACGGGCGTAATGCCTTTCGCGATCGTTGCTGGTCGAAAAAGACGACCGGTGGATGCCGCGGGCGCCGACCCTGAGCGGCTCAGTGGTTCTCGGTAGTCACCGCAAAGGTTTGCACGCGCGGCGGCAGTTCAGGGCTCATCAAGATGTGGCACCTGATTCGGCCGCGTTCGCCCTCGATGGTCCAGTTGGTAACCGCGGGGGTATCGCTGAGTTCGCGCGGCACCTCAGTGAGTGCTGCGGTCGTCAGCGGACCAACGTTAGCAATCGCTGTCGCGATGGCGGCAATGCGTTCCACATAGGGAGCATCGAGCGCCAAATTCACGGCGGCAACCGCTTCAGCGCTGGCGGTGTCCCCGTTGCGGATGAGGCTGTCGAAGATATCGCGCGCAGCAACAGTTTCGGGCCACGCCGGTGCTGGCGTCGTCAGTTCACCGTAACTGTTGAGGGCCGCCTGCAGAGCATGAGTGGCCGGAATCGAGGATGCCGCAAAGGTGCCATTCTCGAGCGCCACAATGCCGAGCCCCGTAGGGGCATGCCACCGCATATGGGCGCTGAACCCCGGGTACCCGCCAGAGTGCGAAACAATCTTTGTCGTGCCCTCATCGACGAACAACCCATAGCCGTAGCCATGCGCGGTGGGTTCCGCGAACTCAGCAACCTTCGACAGGTTGGCCGGAACCGCACGCTGGATCTGCTGGAGTTCGCGACGGCTTGCCACAGACAGCGGTCCGTCTGAGGTGTCCCCGGGGTCGAGAGCGCCAGCGAGCCACAGCGACCACCGCACAAGGTCAGTCGCGGTCGAAAACAAACCACCCATGGCCGAAAAAACTCCGGGCGCAGTGAACGGCTGAGCCTGCCACGCGCCATTCGCAAGCCGGTAACCGATCGCAATATCGGCATCCGGATCTTCATCGAAACGGGTCGATGTGAGGCCGAGCGGTTCAAGGATCTCGGCCGCGACGACGTCAACATAGTTGCGGCCCGTGACCTCTGCAATCACTTCGCTGAGTAGCGCATACCCGAGGTTCGAGTACTCAAAACGGGTTCCGGGCGTGCTCGAATAGCGGATGCCCGTGGAGACGAACTCGTCGAGCTCGACCCGAGTCATTTCCTCCATGCGGTCGCCCCAGGGGTTATCGGTGGGGAACCCGGCCGACATCGTCATGAGCATCCGCACGCTGGGGGTAGCCGGAGCAACCTCGGGGGAGAGAGACCGGAACGCGGGAACAAAGTCGGTGATGGGCGCGTCAAGGTTGAGCTGCCCACGATCGCGCAGCATCAGCAGCATCGTGCACGTGAAGCTCTTCGTGCACGACGCGATGCGGAACACGGTGTCACGGTCGGGGGCGGTCTCGTCACCGAGCACCTTTTCGCCGTAGCCGCGCTCGAGCACTATCCCGTCCGGACCAAAGACGGCGAAGAATGATCCCGGGGTCTTCTGCTCAGGTACCCGATTCTCAAACAGACCAACGATCTCGTCGGCCGCCTGATCGATTGCTGCCTGCGCCCTCATGCAGCCAGCCCTACGCGTAGACGTGGGGCGCGAGAACTGCGACACCGCGCAAATTGCGGTACTTCTCGGCATAGTCGAGTCCGTACCCCACAACGAACGCGTTGGGGATGTCGAACCCAACATAACGAACGTCTACGTCGACTTTGGCGGCATCCGGCTTGCGCAGCAGGGTGCAGATTTCGACAGACTCTGCACCGCGGCTGCGAAGGTTGCCAAGCAACCACGAAAGAGTGAGGCCCGAGTCGATAATGTCTTCAACAATGAGCACCTTGCGGCCCTGAAGGTCGCTGTCGAGGTCTTTGAGGATACGAACGACACCCGAAGACTGTGTACCGGCGCCGTACGAGGAGACGGCCATCCAGTCCATCTCCAGGGGAAGCGTGAGTTCGCGAGCGAGATCGGCCATCACCATGACGGCACCGCGAAGCACACCAACCAGCAGAAGCTTCTCGCCCGCATAGTCGGCCTCGATCTGACGCGCCATGACGGCGATCTTCTCGTGGATCTCTTCCTGGGTCAGAAGTACCTCACTGAGGTCTCCTTCGACATCGCTAAACTGCAT harbors:
- the hpt gene encoding hypoxanthine phosphoribosyltransferase, which encodes MQFSDVEGDLSEVLLTQEEIHEKIAVMARQIEADYAGEKLLLVGVLRGAVMVMADLARELTLPLEMDWMAVSSYGAGTQSSGVVRILKDLDSDLQGRKVLIVEDIIDSGLTLSWLLGNLRSRGAESVEICTLLRKPDAAKVDVDVRYVGFDIPNAFVVGYGLDYAEKYRNLRGVAVLAPHVYA
- a CDS encoding serine hydrolase domain-containing protein, translating into MRAQAAIDQAADEIVGLFENRVPEQKTPGSFFAVFGPDGIVLERGYGEKVLGDETAPDRDTVFRIASCTKSFTCTMLLMLRDRGQLNLDAPITDFVPAFRSLSPEVAPATPSVRMLMTMSAGFPTDNPWGDRMEEMTRVELDEFVSTGIRYSSTPGTRFEYSNLGYALLSEVIAEVTGRNYVDVVAAEILEPLGLTSTRFDEDPDADIAIGYRLANGAWQAQPFTAPGVFSAMGGLFSTATDLVRWSLWLAGALDPGDTSDGPLSVASRRELQQIQRAVPANLSKVAEFAEPTAHGYGYGLFVDEGTTKIVSHSGGYPGFSAHMRWHAPTGLGIVALENGTFAASSIPATHALQAALNSYGELTTPAPAWPETVAARDIFDSLIRNGDTASAEAVAAVNLALDAPYVERIAAIATAIANVGPLTTAALTEVPRELSDTPAVTNWTIEGERGRIRCHILMSPELPPRVQTFAVTTENH